One Methylobacterium sp. AMS5 genomic region harbors:
- a CDS encoding lipid kinase, giving the protein MSATSQTGKRRALLLVNAKARSGSAPLDAIRTILREGGLDLVEPEGSADCKEVIGRHAGSVDLVILGGGDGTMNAAAPALVETGLPFGILPLGTANDLARSLGLPLEPEPAARVIPTAPEKAIDLGWVNGHYYFNVASVGFSADLASELTAEAKKTWGTVGYAIAAFRLLRRARPFTVTIEHDGRTEKVTTIQASVGNGRHYGGGMTVQEDATVDDGRLDFYSLEVAHWWRLIALLPALRRGTHGKAADVRAFETTELMLTTRKPRAVNTDGELTTWTPAHFKVMPKAVRVLAPLDAAPGSTSRFPLPF; this is encoded by the coding sequence TTGAGCGCGACCTCGCAGACCGGGAAGCGCCGCGCGCTCCTTCTCGTGAACGCCAAGGCCCGCAGCGGGTCCGCGCCGCTGGATGCGATCCGCACGATCCTGCGCGAGGGGGGGCTCGATCTCGTCGAGCCGGAGGGCAGCGCCGATTGCAAGGAGGTGATCGGGCGGCATGCGGGCTCCGTCGATCTGGTGATCCTCGGGGGCGGCGACGGCACCATGAACGCGGCGGCGCCGGCCCTGGTCGAGACGGGGCTGCCCTTCGGCATCCTGCCGCTCGGCACCGCCAACGACCTCGCCCGCTCCCTCGGCCTGCCTCTCGAGCCGGAGCCGGCCGCCCGCGTGATCCCCACGGCGCCGGAGAAGGCGATCGACCTCGGCTGGGTCAACGGGCACTATTATTTCAACGTCGCGAGCGTCGGCTTTTCCGCCGATCTCGCCAGCGAGCTGACGGCGGAGGCCAAGAAGACCTGGGGCACGGTGGGCTACGCCATCGCCGCTTTTCGACTCCTGCGCCGCGCCCGGCCCTTCACCGTGACGATCGAGCATGACGGCCGTACCGAGAAGGTGACGACCATCCAGGCTTCGGTCGGCAACGGGCGCCATTACGGCGGTGGCATGACCGTGCAGGAAGACGCCACCGTGGATGACGGGCGGCTCGATTTCTACAGCCTCGAAGTCGCCCATTGGTGGCGGCTGATCGCGCTGCTGCCGGCCCTGCGCCGCGGGACCCATGGCAAGGCCGCGGATGTGCGGGCCTTCGAGACCACGGAACTGATGCTGACGACCCGAAAGCCGCGGGCGGTCAACACCGACGGCGAGTTGACGACCTGGACGCCGGCCCATTTCAAGGTGATGCCGAAGGCGGTGCGCGTTCTCGCGCCGCTGGACGCCGCGCCCGGCAGCACCAGCCGGTTCCCTCTTCCCTTCTGA
- a CDS encoding phosphatase PAP2 family protein, with protein MTRPTRAPVRLAALLTLILAAQPPQIAPVRAEPAGPAGPATSAPSLEKDKLAAAAPKGYLGEEATPNLVAILPPPPAGHSAAEAADRAVYNATRAFQGGPRWALATNDVADGGAALLEDYACVLGRRIDQASVPDLMRLLDRARIDIARATRVAKRRYRRLRPFVGNDLPICVARTAELADSFSYPSGHSGQGWAYGLIMANLMPEKATQFLVRSRLYGESRVVCGVHWLSDVEAARTGASALVAVLLADPGFRTDLERARADLNRALSGEGAKPDPTLCAREDAAARQPLL; from the coding sequence ATGACCCGCCCGACCCGCGCGCCGGTGCGCTTGGCCGCCCTGCTGACGCTGATCCTTGCCGCCCAGCCGCCCCAGATCGCCCCCGTCAGGGCCGAGCCGGCGGGACCGGCCGGCCCGGCGACCTCCGCTCCCTCGCTGGAGAAGGACAAGCTCGCGGCCGCGGCCCCGAAGGGCTATCTCGGCGAGGAGGCGACGCCGAATCTCGTAGCGATCCTGCCGCCGCCCCCCGCGGGCCACTCGGCGGCGGAGGCGGCCGACCGGGCGGTCTACAACGCGACCCGCGCCTTCCAGGGCGGCCCGCGCTGGGCGCTCGCCACCAACGACGTCGCCGATGGCGGTGCCGCGCTTCTGGAGGATTATGCCTGCGTCCTCGGCCGGCGCATCGACCAAGCGAGCGTGCCGGACCTGATGCGGCTCCTCGACCGGGCCCGCATCGACATCGCCCGCGCCACCCGCGTGGCCAAGCGGCGCTACCGCCGCCTGCGCCCCTTCGTCGGCAACGATCTGCCGATCTGCGTCGCCCGCACGGCCGAACTCGCCGACAGCTTCAGCTATCCCTCCGGCCATTCCGGCCAGGGATGGGCCTACGGGCTGATCATGGCGAACCTGATGCCGGAGAAGGCAACGCAGTTTCTGGTGCGGAGCCGGCTCTACGGCGAAAGCCGGGTCGTATGCGGCGTCCATTGGCTCAGCGATGTCGAGGCCGCCCGCACCGGCGCCTCGGCGCTGGTCGCCGTGCTGCTCGCCGATCCCGGCTTTCGCACCGATCTGGAGCGCGCCCGGGCCGACCTCAATCGCGCGCTGAGCGGGGAGGGGGCGAAACCCGATCCCACGCTCTGTGCCCGCGAGGATGCGGCCGCGCGCCAGCCTTTGCTCTGA
- a CDS encoding alpha/beta fold hydrolase, translated as MASAVASLATRTFDLTVAGHRVATPCAVVGEGADALLLPALSSISAREEMLPLARELSATHRCLVPDWPGFGAHPRARLPLNPTTLHAFLDALLAAAPGPYALGVAAGHAAPYLVAAARRHPGVFERLVLVAPTWRGPLPTAMGPERAAWFGRIRRAVEMPLLGEALYRINISPPIIGRMMRAHVYAEPSHVTPAVIAAKHRITRQSRGRFGTAAFVTGGLDPAASREAFLAAFGDGLPPVRVLRPEKAPRRSGAEMDALIGTGRVSALTVPGALSAHEEFSRDVAAAIRAP; from the coding sequence ATGGCGTCTGCCGTCGCATCGCTCGCCACCCGGACCTTCGACCTCACCGTCGCGGGGCATCGGGTGGCGACGCCCTGTGCCGTGGTCGGGGAGGGCGCGGACGCGCTGCTCCTGCCCGCTCTCTCCTCGATCTCGGCCCGCGAGGAGATGCTGCCGCTCGCTCGCGAACTCAGCGCGACGCATCGCTGCCTCGTGCCCGACTGGCCGGGCTTCGGCGCGCATCCGCGGGCGCGGCTGCCGCTGAATCCCACCACCCTGCACGCCTTCCTCGACGCGCTTCTGGCGGCCGCCCCCGGCCCCTACGCGCTCGGCGTCGCCGCGGGCCATGCCGCGCCCTACCTCGTCGCGGCCGCGCGCCGCCATCCCGGTGTCTTCGAACGGCTCGTGCTCGTGGCGCCGACTTGGCGCGGACCGTTGCCGACGGCCATGGGGCCGGAGCGCGCCGCATGGTTCGGCCGGATCCGCCGCGCGGTCGAGATGCCGCTTCTCGGCGAGGCGCTCTACCGGATCAACATCAGCCCGCCGATCATCGGGCGGATGATGCGGGCCCACGTCTATGCCGAGCCGTCGCATGTGACCCCGGCCGTGATCGCTGCCAAGCACCGCATCACCCGCCAGAGCCGGGGCCGGTTCGGCACGGCGGCTTTCGTGACGGGCGGCCTCGATCCCGCCGCCTCGCGCGAGGCGTTCCTGGCTGCGTTCGGCGACGGCCTGCCGCCGGTGCGGGTGCTGCGCCCGGAGAAGGCACCGCGCCGCTCGGGCGCCGAGATGGATGCGTTGATCGGCACGGGCCGCGTCTCGGCCCTGACCGTACCGGGAGCGCTGAGCGCCCACGAGGAGTTTTCGCGCGACGTCGCCGCCGCGATCCGGGCGCCCTGA
- the dapD gene encoding 2,3,4,5-tetrahydropyridine-2,6-dicarboxylate N-succinyltransferase gives MSHADLEKTIEAAWEERAGISTATTGAVREAVDEALNLLDSGQARVAEKAGDSWQVNQWLKKAVLLSFRLNDMVPIEGGPGSSAWWDKVPSKFANWGEAEFRAAGFRAVPGCFVRRGSYIAPGAVLMPSFINLGAHVGEGTMVDTWVTIGSCAQVGKNCHISGGAGIAGVLEPLQANPVIIEDNCFVGARAEVAEGVIIGEGSVLSMGVYIGASTRIIDRTTGETFYGRVPPYSVVVSGTTPGKPLPDGTPGPGLYCAVIVKRVDAGTRAKTGINELLRT, from the coding sequence ATGTCACACGCCGATCTCGAAAAGACCATCGAAGCCGCCTGGGAGGAGCGCGCCGGCATCTCGACCGCGACCACCGGCGCCGTGCGCGAGGCGGTGGACGAGGCGCTGAACCTGCTCGATTCCGGGCAGGCCCGGGTCGCCGAGAAGGCGGGCGATTCCTGGCAGGTCAACCAGTGGCTCAAGAAGGCGGTGCTGCTGTCCTTCCGCCTCAACGACATGGTGCCGATCGAGGGTGGACCCGGCTCCTCCGCATGGTGGGACAAGGTGCCCTCGAAGTTCGCCAACTGGGGCGAGGCCGAGTTCCGCGCCGCGGGCTTTCGCGCCGTGCCGGGCTGCTTCGTGCGCCGCGGCTCCTACATCGCGCCGGGCGCGGTGCTGATGCCGAGCTTCATCAACCTCGGCGCCCATGTCGGCGAGGGCACCATGGTCGATACCTGGGTGACGATCGGCTCCTGCGCGCAGGTCGGCAAGAACTGTCACATCTCGGGTGGCGCCGGCATCGCCGGCGTGCTGGAGCCGCTCCAGGCCAACCCGGTCATCATCGAGGACAACTGCTTCGTCGGCGCCCGCGCCGAGGTCGCCGAGGGCGTGATCATCGGCGAGGGCTCGGTCCTGTCGATGGGCGTCTATATCGGCGCCTCGACCCGGATCATCGACCGCACCACGGGCGAGACCTTCTACGGCCGCGTGCCGCCCTACTCCGTGGTGGTGTCGGGCACGACGCCCGGCAAGCCGCTGCCCGACGGCACCCCCGGCCCCGGCCTCTACTGCGCCGTGATCGTCAAGCGCGTCGATGCCGGCACCCGCGCCAAGACCGGCATCAACGAGCTGCTGCGGACCTGA
- a CDS encoding Crp/Fnr family transcriptional regulator: MGLDDDIAILAAAPVFELFGRDALRLLCFAGERRLLGEGDLLFARGEPSDGGYVVMSGTIALVPLRSGAEPVTVSRSGVIGRNALFRQVERPADARAVEPAEVMRVTPSVMSRVLREFPDAAAAIRDGMAEELLDLVQGLTGVRERLVGLAPRKR, from the coding sequence TTGGGGCTCGACGACGACATCGCGATCCTCGCCGCGGCGCCCGTGTTCGAGTTGTTCGGGCGCGACGCCCTGCGCCTGCTCTGCTTTGCCGGTGAGCGCCGCCTCCTAGGGGAAGGCGACCTGCTGTTCGCCCGTGGCGAGCCGTCCGACGGCGGCTACGTCGTCATGTCCGGCACCATCGCACTCGTCCCCCTGCGGTCCGGCGCGGAGCCGGTCACGGTTTCCCGCTCCGGGGTCATCGGGCGCAATGCCCTCTTTCGCCAGGTCGAGCGGCCGGCGGATGCACGCGCGGTCGAGCCGGCCGAAGTGATGCGCGTGACGCCTTCGGTGATGAGCCGCGTCCTGCGCGAGTTTCCCGACGCGGCGGCGGCGATCCGTGACGGCATGGCCGAGGAGCTGCTCGATCTCGTGCAGGGCCTGACCGGCGTGCGTGAGCGGCTTGTGGGCCTCGCGCCACGCAAACGGTGA
- a CDS encoding response regulator transcription factor, translating into MSNPYCLLVCDDDDALREALTEQIDAYEEFSVIGEPTATGALNRVTQEPVDLVVMDVALPDMDGREAVRTLRRNGYRGPIIMLTAQESDDDMVEGLEAGANDYVVKPFKFAVLLARIRVQLRQHEASEDAVFRIGPYTFRPGAKLLVGERGSKLKLTEKETAILRYLYRAGREVVGRDTLLAEVWGYNAHVTTHTLETHIYRLRQKIEPNPAVAAILVTEGGGYKLLP; encoded by the coding sequence ATGTCCAACCCCTATTGCCTCCTCGTCTGTGACGACGACGACGCCCTGCGTGAGGCATTGACGGAACAGATCGACGCCTATGAAGAATTCTCCGTCATCGGCGAGCCGACGGCGACCGGGGCGCTGAACCGCGTCACGCAGGAGCCGGTCGATCTCGTCGTGATGGATGTCGCGCTGCCGGACATGGACGGACGCGAGGCGGTGCGGACCCTGCGCCGCAACGGCTATCGCGGCCCGATCATCATGCTGACCGCCCAGGAATCCGACGACGACATGGTCGAGGGCCTGGAGGCGGGTGCCAACGATTACGTGGTCAAGCCGTTCAAGTTCGCCGTGCTGCTCGCCCGCATCCGGGTGCAACTGCGCCAGCACGAGGCGAGCGAGGACGCGGTGTTCCGCATCGGCCCCTACACCTTCCGGCCCGGTGCCAAGCTGCTGGTGGGCGAGCGCGGCTCCAAGCTGAAGCTCACCGAGAAGGAGACGGCGATCCTGCGCTACCTCTACCGGGCGGGCCGCGAGGTGGTGGGGCGCGATACGCTGCTCGCCGAGGTCTGGGGCTACAACGCCCACGTCACCACCCACACCCTCGAAACGCATATCTACCGGCTGCGCCAGAAGATCGAGCCGAACCCGGCGGTGGCCGCGATCCTCGTCACCGAAGGCGGCGGCTACAAGCTGCTGCCGTGA
- a CDS encoding L,D-transpeptidase family protein translates to MWRAQVAKQAKAATSAKGRPPATLGLLRVRPLPGDPTRGTLIAGGVVIPCALGRSGITAQKREGDGASPRGIFRLRGGFYRPDRFPVRPVSALPLRPTRRDDGWCDAPQDRRYNRPIRLPSTAASAEQLWRDDGLYDLVIDLDYNRGPIRPGRGSAIFLHIARSGYRPTEGCVALKPADLLRLLRRLGPGTRMKIGR, encoded by the coding sequence ATGTGGCGCGCTCAAGTTGCAAAGCAGGCCAAGGCCGCCACCTCGGCGAAGGGAAGGCCGCCCGCCACCCTCGGCCTGCTGCGGGTGCGCCCGCTGCCGGGCGATCCGACCCGCGGCACGCTGATCGCGGGTGGAGTCGTGATCCCGTGTGCCCTCGGGCGCTCCGGCATCACGGCGCAGAAGCGCGAGGGGGACGGAGCCTCGCCGCGAGGCATCTTTCGCCTACGCGGCGGTTTCTACCGGCCCGACCGCTTCCCCGTCCGCCCCGTCAGCGCGCTCCCCTTGCGACCCACGCGACGTGACGACGGCTGGTGCGATGCGCCCCAGGATCGCCGCTACAACCGGCCGATCCGGCTGCCGAGCACGGCGGCGAGCGCCGAGCAGCTCTGGCGCGATGACGGGCTCTACGACCTCGTGATCGACCTCGATTACAACCGTGGTCCGATCCGTCCGGGCCGAGGCTCGGCGATCTTCCTGCACATCGCCCGCAGCGGCTACCGTCCGACGGAAGGCTGCGTCGCCCTGAAACCCGCCGACCTGCTGCGCCTGCTCCGCCGCCTCGGGCCGGGAACACGGATGAAGATCGGGCGATGA
- a CDS encoding YggS family pyridoxal phosphate-dependent enzyme — protein MMDESQTPDQTLDAKPPVGEADVAAGLAEVRASIRRAAEDNERDPASVHLVAVSKTVPAEGILPALEAGQRIFGENYVQESRAKWPALRERFPDVELHLVGPLQSNKAREAVELFDVIHSLDRLSLAAALAKEIERSGRAPKLLIQVNTGDETQKAGVSPDQVDVLLSECRETHNLAIHGLMCIPPADDPPSPHFALLARIAERHGLPILSMGMSADFPAAIQMGATHVRVGTAIFGRRTKRV, from the coding sequence ATGATGGATGAGAGCCAGACCCCGGATCAGACCCTCGACGCCAAGCCGCCGGTCGGTGAGGCCGATGTCGCGGCCGGGCTCGCGGAGGTACGCGCGAGCATCCGCCGGGCCGCCGAGGACAACGAGCGCGACCCGGCCAGCGTCCACCTCGTCGCCGTTTCGAAGACGGTGCCGGCCGAGGGCATCCTGCCGGCGCTGGAGGCCGGCCAGCGGATCTTCGGCGAGAACTACGTGCAGGAATCGCGGGCCAAGTGGCCGGCCCTGCGAGAGCGGTTTCCGGATGTCGAGCTGCACCTCGTCGGCCCGCTCCAGTCGAACAAGGCGCGCGAGGCGGTCGAGCTGTTCGACGTGATCCACTCCCTTGACCGGCTATCGCTTGCCGCGGCGCTCGCCAAGGAGATCGAGCGGAGCGGCCGGGCGCCCAAGCTCCTGATCCAGGTCAATACCGGCGACGAGACGCAGAAGGCGGGCGTCTCCCCCGATCAGGTCGATGTCCTGCTCTCGGAGTGCCGCGAGACCCACAATCTCGCGATCCACGGCCTGATGTGCATCCCGCCGGCCGACGACCCGCCCTCCCCCCATTTCGCCCTGCTGGCCCGCATCGCCGAGCGCCACGGCCTGCCGATCCTGTCGATGGGCATGAGCGCGGATTTTCCCGCAGCGATCCAGATGGGTGCCACCCATGTCCGCGTCGGCACGGCCATCTTCGGCCGGCGGACGAAGCGGGTCTGA
- a CDS encoding DUF1963 domain-containing protein, whose product MFDTPADAQAQLAQHFARPQVERVVAALVPTLVFRPLPTGKGSVGGTRIGGTPDLPPGLTWPRRAKPADAEAIAKRGNAEAGEEMRRHFRKELPYAFFAQVDLGEAQGQARGRAQGLAKELAKGEGGPAAALPGHGRLLFFYDLVAGPWDNGTESARVIWDESPREGLAPQTMSADLAVAADAHRAEIAKINRPFKLPLPKPDSGTPYGGPARPMSLHATLRPPAIESLEMDAQPALKAALALCTDGGERFRDAYQDLFSKAFDSDYGTANAGRRNQLVGSPLPEQSDPRVEAEVVSRFGVQHLERDKIEAHRAETDAGARTWRLLLQIDIGDFLQEDGEGTVYFLIRASDLAERRFDRVVAVYQQT is encoded by the coding sequence ATGTTCGATACGCCCGCCGACGCCCAGGCCCAACTCGCGCAGCACTTTGCGCGCCCACAGGTCGAGAGGGTGGTCGCGGCGCTGGTGCCGACGCTCGTGTTTCGCCCGCTGCCGACGGGCAAGGGAAGCGTCGGTGGCACGCGGATCGGCGGGACACCGGACCTCCCGCCGGGGCTGACCTGGCCGCGCCGGGCCAAGCCCGCCGACGCGGAGGCGATTGCCAAGCGCGGGAACGCGGAGGCCGGTGAGGAGATGCGGCGGCACTTCCGCAAGGAGCTGCCCTATGCCTTCTTCGCGCAGGTCGATCTCGGGGAGGCGCAAGGGCAGGCGCGGGGGCGGGCCCAGGGGTTGGCCAAGGAGTTGGCCAAGGGGGAGGGCGGTCCCGCCGCCGCTCTGCCGGGGCACGGGCGGCTGCTGTTCTTCTACGATCTCGTTGCCGGACCATGGGACAACGGCACCGAATCCGCCCGCGTGATCTGGGACGAGAGCCCGCGCGAAGGCCTCGCGCCCCAAACCATGTCCGCAGACCTCGCGGTGGCGGCCGACGCGCACCGGGCGGAGATCGCGAAGATCAACCGGCCGTTCAAGCTGCCCCTTCCGAAACCCGATTCCGGCACGCCCTATGGCGGCCCGGCCCGGCCGATGAGCCTGCACGCCACCCTGCGCCCGCCGGCGATCGAGAGCCTGGAAATGGACGCCCAGCCGGCCCTGAAGGCGGCATTGGCGCTCTGCACCGATGGCGGGGAGCGTTTTCGCGACGCTTATCAGGACCTCTTCTCGAAAGCCTTCGACAGCGACTATGGAACCGCCAATGCCGGGCGGCGCAACCAGCTCGTCGGCTCGCCGCTGCCGGAACAGAGCGATCCGCGCGTCGAGGCGGAAGTCGTCAGCCGGTTCGGCGTGCAGCACCTCGAACGGGACAAGATCGAGGCGCACCGGGCCGAGACCGATGCCGGCGCGCGGACATGGCGCCTCCTGCTGCAGATCGATATCGGCGACTTCCTGCAGGAAGACGGAGAGGGCACCGTCTACTTCCTGATCCGTGCCTCCGATCTTGCCGAGCGCCGCTTCGACCGCGTGGTGGCGGTCTATCAGCAGACCTGA
- the leuS gene encoding leucine--tRNA ligase yields the protein MTDSAQPSPTAHQERYNAKDAEPRWQQAWDAAKLFETKNDDARPKYYVLEMFPYPSGRIHIGHVRNYAMGDVVARYKRAKGHNVLHPMGWDAFGLPAENAAMERKVNPREWTYANIATMRGQLQSMGLSLDWSREIATCDPDYYKHQQRMFLDFLGKGLVTRRTAKVNWDPVDHTVLANEQVIDGRGWRSGALVEQRELTQWFFKITDFAQDLHDALDGLERWPEKVRLMQRNWIGRSEGLEVRFALAAPFAGTDEVTVYTTRPDTLFGARFLAISVDHPLARALAESGPRAAELRAFAEECRRIGTAQEAIDTAEKLGFDTGLTVRHPLDPSWALPVFVANFVLMDYGTGAVFGCPAHDQRDLDFANKYGLGNTPVVCPEGQDPDAFIITDTAYDGDGRMIHSRFLDGMTTDDAFQAVADRLEGETLGHAPVARRKVQFRLRDWGVSRQRYWGCPIPIIHCEACGPVPVPVEDLPVKLPDEVSFDQPGNPLERDQAWRQVPCPRCGAAARRETDTMDTFVDSSWYYARFTAPWLADAPTDRTSVDHWLPVDQYIGGVEHAILHLLYSRFFMRAMQATGWSGVSEPFAGLFTQGMVVHETYKDAAGAWTPPAEIRFETQDGARKAFHVKTGEPIEIGPTEKMSKSKKNVVDPDDIIASYGADTARWFMLSDSPPERDVIWTEEGVQGAARFVQRVWRLVHGATAANGPGGTADAPLRKAAHKALAAVGEDIERLRFNRCVAHIYTLANALDEGLRGGASRAVAGEAARILVQLIAPMMPHLAEESWRVLGGEGLVAQTAWPAADQALLVDDEITLPVQINGKKRADVTVPRDADAKAVEAATLALEPVQRALEGRAPRKVIVVPGRIVNLVV from the coding sequence ATGACCGATTCCGCACAGCCCTCCCCGACCGCACACCAAGAGCGCTACAACGCCAAGGATGCCGAGCCGCGCTGGCAGCAGGCCTGGGACGCGGCCAAGCTGTTCGAGACGAAGAACGACGACGCCAGACCGAAATACTACGTGCTGGAGATGTTCCCCTACCCGTCGGGGCGCATCCATATCGGCCATGTGCGCAACTACGCGATGGGCGACGTGGTGGCCCGCTACAAGCGCGCCAAGGGCCACAACGTGCTGCACCCGATGGGCTGGGACGCCTTCGGCCTGCCGGCCGAGAACGCCGCCATGGAGCGCAAGGTCAACCCGCGAGAGTGGACCTACGCCAATATCGCCACCATGCGCGGACAGCTCCAGAGCATGGGCCTGTCGCTGGATTGGAGCCGGGAGATCGCGACCTGTGATCCCGACTACTACAAGCACCAGCAGCGCATGTTCCTCGACTTCCTGGGCAAGGGGCTCGTCACCCGCCGCACGGCGAAGGTGAACTGGGATCCGGTCGATCACACCGTGCTCGCCAACGAGCAGGTGATCGATGGACGCGGCTGGCGCTCGGGCGCGCTCGTCGAGCAGCGCGAGCTAACCCAGTGGTTCTTCAAGATCACCGATTTCGCGCAAGATCTGCACGACGCCCTCGACGGCCTGGAGCGCTGGCCGGAAAAGGTCCGGCTGATGCAGCGCAACTGGATCGGCCGCTCGGAGGGGCTGGAGGTGCGCTTCGCCCTCGCCGCGCCGTTCGCCGGCACGGACGAGGTGACGGTCTATACCACCCGTCCCGACACGCTGTTCGGCGCCCGGTTCCTGGCGATCTCCGTCGATCACCCGCTCGCCAGGGCGCTGGCCGAATCCGGCCCGAGGGCCGCCGAGCTGCGAGCCTTCGCCGAGGAGTGCCGTCGCATCGGCACGGCGCAGGAGGCGATCGATACGGCGGAGAAGCTCGGGTTTGACACCGGACTCACGGTACGCCACCCGCTCGATCCGTCCTGGGCGCTGCCGGTCTTCGTCGCGAACTTCGTGCTGATGGACTACGGCACCGGCGCGGTGTTCGGCTGCCCGGCCCACGACCAGCGCGACCTCGACTTCGCCAACAAGTACGGGCTCGGCAACACGCCGGTGGTCTGTCCCGAGGGGCAGGACCCGGACGCCTTCATCATCACCGACACCGCCTATGACGGCGATGGCCGGATGATCCATTCGCGCTTCCTCGACGGTATGACCACCGACGACGCGTTCCAGGCCGTCGCCGACCGGCTGGAGGGCGAAACGCTTGGGCATGCGCCGGTCGCCCGCCGAAAGGTCCAGTTCCGCCTTCGCGATTGGGGCGTGTCGCGCCAGCGCTACTGGGGTTGCCCGATCCCGATCATTCACTGCGAGGCCTGCGGCCCGGTGCCCGTGCCGGTGGAAGACCTTCCGGTGAAGCTGCCCGACGAGGTCTCGTTCGACCAGCCCGGCAATCCGCTGGAGCGGGATCAAGCGTGGCGTCAGGTGCCCTGCCCGCGCTGCGGTGCGGCGGCGCGGCGCGAGACCGACACCATGGACACCTTCGTGGATTCGTCCTGGTACTACGCCCGCTTCACCGCGCCCTGGCTCGCCGACGCCCCGACCGACCGGACGAGTGTCGATCACTGGTTGCCGGTGGATCAGTATATCGGCGGCGTCGAGCACGCGATCCTGCACCTGCTCTACTCGCGCTTCTTCATGCGGGCGATGCAGGCGACGGGCTGGTCCGGGGTGTCCGAGCCGTTCGCGGGCCTGTTCACGCAGGGCATGGTCGTCCACGAGACCTACAAGGATGCGGCCGGCGCCTGGACGCCGCCCGCCGAGATTCGCTTCGAGACGCAAGACGGAGCACGCAAAGCTTTTCACGTGAAAACCGGCGAGCCGATCGAGATCGGCCCGACGGAGAAGATGTCGAAGTCGAAGAAGAACGTCGTCGACCCCGACGACATCATCGCCAGCTACGGCGCCGATACCGCGCGCTGGTTCATGCTCTCCGACTCGCCGCCCGAGCGTGACGTGATCTGGACCGAAGAGGGCGTGCAGGGTGCCGCCCGCTTCGTGCAGCGCGTCTGGCGCCTCGTCCACGGCGCGACGGCCGCGAATGGGCCCGGCGGCACCGCCGATGCCCCCCTGCGCAAGGCCGCCCACAAGGCGCTCGCCGCCGTCGGCGAGGATATCGAGCGCCTGCGCTTCAACCGCTGCGTGGCCCATATCTACACCCTGGCCAACGCCCTCGACGAGGGCCTGCGCGGAGGTGCCTCGAGGGCCGTGGCGGGCGAGGCGGCCCGCATCCTGGTGCAGCTCATCGCACCGATGATGCCGCATCTCGCCGAGGAATCCTGGCGCGTGCTGGGCGGGGAGGGGCTCGTTGCGCAGACGGCTTGGCCGGCGGCCGATCAGGCGCTGCTGGTCGACGACGAGATCACCCTTCCGGTCCAGATCAACGGCAAGAAGCGGGCGGACGTGACCGTTCCACGCGACGCGGACGCCAAGGCCGTCGAGGCGGCCACGCTGGCACTGGAGCCGGTGCAACGCGCTCTCGAAGGCCGGGCCCCGCGCAAGGTCATCGTCGTGCCCGGGCGGATCGTGAATCTGGTGGTCTGA